Proteins encoded together in one Phalacrocorax carbo chromosome 18, bPhaCar2.1, whole genome shotgun sequence window:
- the ANGPTL2 gene encoding angiopoietin-related protein 2 yields MMTKFIYLMLIALVGATASKTQEFEGNEEETEQEFIYMNRYKRSSDTQDKCTYTFIVPQQRVTGAICVNSKEPEVLLENRVNKQELQLLNNELLKQKRQIETLQQLVEVDGGIVNEVKLLRKESRNMNSRVTQLYMQLLHEIIRKRDNALELSQLENKILNQTADMLQLANKYKDLEHKYQHLMSIANNQSIIIAQLEEHCQRMPSIKPLPQTPQPPNKVYQPPTYNRIINQISTNEIQSDQNLKVLPPTLPTMPAVTSIPTSTDKPSGPWRDCLQALEDGHDTSSIYLVKPENTNRLMQVWCDQRHDPGGWTVIQRRLDGSVNFFRNWETYKQGFGNIDGEYWLGLENIYWLTNQGNYKLLITMEDWSGRKVFAEYASFRLEPESEYYKLRLGRYNGNAGDSFTWHNGKQFTTLDRDHDVYTGNCAHYQKGGWWYNACAHSNLNGVWYRGGHYRSRYQDGVYWAEFRGGSYSLKKVVMMIRPNPNTFH; encoded by the exons ATGATGACAAAATTCATCTATTTAATGCTAATAGCTCTTGTGGGAGCTACTGCAAGCAAAACACAAGAATTTGAAGGCAATGAGGAGGAAACAGAACAAGAATTCATTTATATGAACAGATATAAGCGTTCCAGTGACACACAGGACAAATGCACTTACACCTTTATTGTACCTCAACAGAGAGTTACAGGTGCCATTTGTGTTAATTCTAAGGAGCCTGAAGTTCTACTTGAAAACAGGGTAAATAAACAAGAATTACAGCTACTTAACAATGAACTTCTTAAACAAAAGAGACAAATAGAAACTCTCCAGCAACTGGTAGAGGTGGATGGTGGGATTGTTAATGAGGTTAAACTCTTaagaaaagagagcagaaaTATGAATTCTCGTGTCACACAACTCTATATGCAGTTATTACATGAAATTATCCGAAAACGTGACAACGCCTTAGAACTTTCTCAACTTGAGAATAAAATTTTGAACCAAACTGCAGATATGTTGCAGCTTGCTAACAAATACAAAGACTTAGAGCACAAGTACCAACATTTGATGTCAATTGCCAATAATCAGTCAATAATAATTGCCCAACTGGAAGAACACTGTCAAAGAATGCCATCCATAAAGCCACTGCCACAGACTCCACAGCCACCAAATAAAGTGTACCAGCCTCCTACTTACAATCGCATAATTAACCAGATATCTACTAATGAGATTCAGAGTGATCAGAACTTAAAGGTTCTGCCACCTACCTTACCAACCATGCCTGCAGTTACTAGTATTCCGACTTCAACTGATAAACCATCTG GGCCCTGGAGAGACTGCCTACAAGCATTAGAAGATGGCCACGATACAAGCTCCATCTATcttgtaaaaccagaaaacacaaaCCGGCTTATGCAGGTCTGGTGTGATCAACGGCACGACCCTGGTGGCTGGACAGTCATTCAGAGGCGGCTGGATGGCTCTGTCAACTTTTTCAGGAACTGGGAGACATACAAG CAAGGATTTGGTAATATAGATGGAGAATATTGGCTCGgattagaaaatatttactggTTAACAAATCAAGGCAACTACAAACTGCTCATAACAATGGAAGACTGGTCAGGTCGAAAAGTCTTTGCTGAGTACGCTAGCTTCAGACTGGAGCCAGAAAGTGAATATTACAAGTTGAGACTGGGACGCTACAATGGCAATGCAGGAGATTCTTTCACTTGGCACAACGGTAAACAGTTCACCACGCTGGACCGAGACCATGATGTATACACAG GTAACTGTGCTCACTACCAGAAGGGAGGATGGTGGTACAATGCATGTGCTCATTCAAATCTCAATGGAGTGTGGTATCGTGGAGGACACTACCGCAGCCGATATCAGGATGGTGTTTACTGGGCTGAATTCCGGGGGGGATCATATTCACTAAAGAAAGTTGTTATGATGATAAGACCTAACCCCAACACATTccactga